In Chromobacterium rhizoryzae, one genomic interval encodes:
- a CDS encoding TlpA disulfide reductase family protein, whose amino-acid sequence MKKGLLALLGIALVAVVAYMTLFAGSPAPQVNYTSLSGQTASTESLKGKVVLVNFWATSCPGCVEEMPEIKKMHQEFAGKGYETIAVALSYDPPNYVKSFVDKYQLPFFVALDGNGEIAKAFGDIQLAPTTFLIDKQGKIIKRYVGVMDFKEVRKLVQQHL is encoded by the coding sequence ATGAAGAAAGGTCTGCTCGCGCTGCTGGGCATCGCGCTGGTCGCCGTCGTCGCCTATATGACGCTGTTCGCCGGCTCGCCGGCGCCCCAGGTCAACTACACCTCGCTCAGCGGCCAGACCGCCAGCACCGAATCGCTGAAGGGCAAGGTGGTGCTGGTCAATTTCTGGGCCACCAGCTGCCCGGGCTGCGTTGAGGAAATGCCGGAAATCAAGAAAATGCATCAGGAGTTCGCCGGCAAGGGCTATGAAACCATCGCGGTGGCGCTGAGCTACGATCCGCCCAATTACGTGAAGAGCTTCGTGGACAAATACCAGCTGCCCTTCTTCGTGGCGCTGGACGGCAATGGCGAGATCGCCAAGGCCTTCGGCGACATCCAATTGGCGCCGACCACCTTCCTGATCGACAAACAGGGCAAGATCATCAAGCGCTACGTCGGCGTGATGGACTTCAAGGAAGTACGCAAGCTGGTGCAGCAGCATCTGTGA
- a CDS encoding acyl-CoA thioesterase: MQHNTKIKVRGYHLDLYGHVNNARYLEFLEEARWNYFESRGDLPWFLQSGLALVVVNINIDYRYPATMGDELQIDTGVKSIGTRSAVMHQRVTLVGSGKLVAEADVTFAVFDAKQGKAVALDGKLKELLEQMLAEQA, from the coding sequence ATGCAGCACAATACCAAGATCAAAGTGCGCGGCTATCATCTGGACCTGTACGGCCATGTCAACAACGCCCGCTATCTGGAGTTTCTGGAGGAGGCGCGCTGGAACTACTTCGAGAGCCGCGGCGACCTGCCTTGGTTCCTGCAATCCGGCCTGGCGCTGGTGGTCGTCAACATCAATATCGATTACCGCTACCCGGCCACCATGGGCGACGAGCTGCAAATCGACACCGGCGTCAAATCGATAGGCACCCGCAGCGCGGTGATGCATCAACGCGTCACCCTGGTCGGCAGCGGCAAGCTGGTGGCCGAGGCCGACGTCACTTTCGCGGTGTTTGACGCCAAACAAGGCAAGGCGGTGGCGCTGGACGGCAAGCTGAAGGAACTACTGGAACAAATGCTGGCCGAACAGGCTTGA
- a CDS encoding VacJ gives MYEVNRSIALIRPLAPFHAWLQSLPGGLDEEISLQHLGQDCNALLIPAAEDYADAQAFVFERYQQLFAAELSDWCDDDSLWPEELSLELFQQWFSLEIHSIVTDLVDEALEREAFVPLELGE, from the coding sequence ATGTACGAAGTCAATCGCAGCATCGCCCTGATCCGCCCCCTCGCCCCCTTCCACGCCTGGCTGCAATCCTTGCCCGGCGGCTTGGACGAGGAAATCTCGCTGCAGCACCTGGGCCAGGACTGCAACGCGCTGCTGATCCCGGCGGCGGAAGATTACGCCGACGCCCAAGCCTTTGTTTTCGAGCGTTACCAGCAATTATTCGCAGCCGAGCTGTCCGACTGGTGCGACGACGACAGCCTGTGGCCGGAAGAGCTGTCGCTGGAACTGTTCCAGCAATGGTTCTCGCTGGAAATCCATTCCATCGTCACCGACCTGGTGGACGAGGCGCTGGAGCGCGAGGCCTTCGTGCCGCTGGAACTGGGCGAATAA
- a CDS encoding energy transducer TonB, with the protein MSTSPLSPSTSSATMLPLGLTLLASLLVHALLFSLEIRPRSSPPAPVSAQIINVQLNQTPSRQTPKTRRLAEQNNLGAGNSAQSDKLASHRAKPVAAPAEPGTPEPADASPRQQTMARPPEAGKKPALPAAQSGTVGHVSAGSLLAQVGDLSRQLGDSGLTDKEQESGGKQGKLAESARGYPWARYQEDWRLKVERIGNLNYPEAARRQNIHGAVTLEVLIAADGGLRDVRVLRSSGFDVLDEAARRIVELAAPYAPFPASLAEQSSSQRIRQKFVFTRDNQLSSR; encoded by the coding sequence ATGTCCACTAGTCCGCTCTCGCCCTCGACTTCCAGCGCCACCATGCTGCCGCTGGGCTTGACGCTGCTCGCTTCGCTGCTGGTCCATGCGCTGTTGTTCAGCCTGGAGATTCGTCCACGCTCCAGCCCGCCCGCGCCCGTCTCCGCCCAGATCATCAATGTGCAGTTGAACCAGACGCCCAGCCGCCAGACGCCCAAAACCCGCCGGCTGGCGGAGCAGAACAATCTGGGGGCCGGCAATAGCGCTCAAAGCGACAAGCTGGCCAGCCATCGCGCGAAGCCGGTCGCCGCACCGGCGGAGCCCGGTACGCCCGAACCCGCCGACGCGTCGCCACGGCAACAAACCATGGCCCGGCCGCCTGAGGCCGGCAAAAAACCGGCGCTGCCGGCCGCGCAGTCCGGCACGGTCGGACATGTCAGCGCCGGCAGCCTGCTGGCCCAGGTCGGCGACTTGAGCCGGCAGTTGGGCGACAGCGGCCTGACCGACAAGGAGCAGGAAAGCGGCGGCAAACAGGGCAAGCTGGCCGAAAGCGCCCGCGGCTACCCCTGGGCCCGCTACCAGGAAGACTGGCGGCTGAAAGTGGAGCGCATCGGCAACCTCAACTACCCGGAAGCCGCCCGCCGCCAGAACATTCACGGCGCCGTGACGCTGGAAGTGCTGATTGCAGCCGACGGCGGCCTGCGCGACGTGCGCGTGCTGCGCAGCTCCGGCTTCGACGTGCTGGACGAAGCCGCGCGCCGCATCGTGGAACTGGCCGCGCCCTACGCGCCGTTCCCGGCCTCGCTCGCGGAGCAATCCAGCTCGCAACGCATCCGCCAGAAATTCGTTTTCACTCGCGACAATCAACTGTCCAGTCGCTGA
- a CDS encoding Dps family protein, whose amino-acid sequence MDIGINEQDRQEIAHGLSRLLADTYTLYLKTHNFHWNVTGPMFNTLHLMFETQYNELALAVDAVAERIRALGHHAPGSYADYAKLTAIQEAAGAPPKAEEMIRQLVDGHETVCRTARSIFAVVERAADEPSADLLTQRLQVHEKTAWMLRSLLEK is encoded by the coding sequence ATGGATATTGGAATCAACGAACAAGACCGCCAGGAAATCGCTCATGGCTTGTCCCGCCTGCTGGCCGACACCTACACCCTGTATCTGAAAACCCACAACTTCCACTGGAACGTCACCGGGCCGATGTTCAACACCCTGCACCTGATGTTCGAAACCCAGTACAACGAACTGGCGCTGGCGGTGGACGCCGTGGCTGAACGCATCCGCGCGCTGGGCCACCACGCGCCGGGCAGCTATGCCGACTACGCCAAGCTGACCGCGATCCAGGAAGCCGCCGGCGCCCCGCCCAAGGCCGAGGAGATGATCCGCCAGCTGGTGGACGGCCATGAAACCGTATGTCGCACCGCGCGCAGCATTTTCGCCGTGGTGGAACGCGCCGCCGACGAGCCCAGCGCCGACCTGCTGACCCAGCGTCTGCAAGTTCACGAGAAAACCGCCTGGATGCTGCGCAGCCTGCTGGAAAAATAA
- a CDS encoding DUF167 domain-containing protein — translation MKPWLDCRNGAVRLTLHVQPGARKTEAAGEHGDCLKIRLAAPPVDGKANAALLAWLAQRFAVAKRDVQLLSGDKSRHKVVLLQCEITEEDALRRLDFQ, via the coding sequence ATGAAACCTTGGCTGGATTGCCGCAACGGCGCTGTCCGTCTGACGCTGCATGTGCAGCCCGGCGCCAGGAAAACCGAGGCGGCGGGCGAACACGGCGACTGCCTGAAAATACGTTTGGCGGCGCCGCCGGTGGACGGCAAGGCCAATGCCGCGCTGTTGGCCTGGCTGGCGCAGCGCTTCGCCGTGGCCAAGCGCGACGTTCAACTGCTGTCCGGCGACAAGAGCCGGCACAAGGTGGTCTTGCTTCAGTGCGAGATCACCGAGGAAGACGCGCTGCGGCGGCTGGACTTTCAGTGA
- a CDS encoding FxsA family protein, producing MRTFLILLLLYPFAEIAALVALADHFGGLAVFVFVVLSSLLGLWMLRNQQIGALFTLGSVMRQGDRVSLYSLLWPLRYLLAGVLFLIPGVISDLAAVLLLLPFKGPSIAVNARAATGPGAAADPDIIDGEYTRVDKTTPPDRRLH from the coding sequence ATGCGCACCTTCCTCATCCTGCTGTTGCTGTACCCCTTCGCTGAAATCGCCGCCCTGGTGGCGCTGGCGGACCACTTCGGCGGGCTCGCCGTCTTCGTTTTCGTCGTGCTGTCTTCGCTGCTGGGCTTGTGGATGTTGCGCAACCAGCAGATCGGTGCCTTGTTCACCCTGGGCAGCGTGATGCGCCAGGGCGACCGCGTATCGCTGTATTCCTTGCTCTGGCCGCTGCGTTATTTGCTGGCCGGCGTGCTGTTCCTGATACCAGGCGTCATCAGCGACCTGGCCGCCGTACTATTGCTGCTGCCTTTCAAAGGCCCCAGCATTGCCGTCAACGCTCGCGCGGCGACCGGACCCGGAGCCGCCGCCGACCCCGACATCATCGATGGAGAATATACCCGGGTGGACAAAACCACGCCGCCCGACCGGCGCCTTCACTGA
- a CDS encoding biliverdin-producing heme oxygenase: MTTVVEKTRTQDLKARTHETHDALDQRIMANQPFATRENYARFLLAQYRFLRDADALYDNPELARLFPDLAERRRYDSIAADLRDLDRPLPELREAPISSTLDVASAMGWLYVVEGSKLGAAILYKLAGKLGLDEHCGARHLAGHPDGRARHWRAFTAALDGLQLDEAAEQRVTAGAVAAFACMNSHLDQVYA; encoded by the coding sequence ATGACTACCGTTGTCGAGAAAACCCGCACTCAGGACTTGAAGGCCCGCACCCACGAAACCCACGACGCGCTGGACCAGCGCATCATGGCGAATCAGCCGTTCGCCACCCGTGAAAACTATGCGCGCTTCCTGCTGGCGCAATACCGCTTCCTGCGCGACGCCGACGCGCTGTACGACAATCCCGAGCTGGCCCGCCTGTTCCCGGACCTGGCCGAGCGCCGCCGTTACGACAGCATCGCCGCCGATCTGCGTGATCTGGACCGCCCGCTGCCGGAATTGCGCGAAGCGCCGATCAGCAGCACGCTGGATGTGGCCAGCGCGATGGGTTGGCTCTACGTGGTGGAAGGTTCCAAACTGGGCGCGGCCATTCTGTACAAGCTGGCCGGCAAACTGGGCCTGGACGAGCATTGCGGCGCCCGCCATCTGGCCGGCCACCCGGACGGCCGCGCCCGCCACTGGCGCGCGTTCACCGCGGCGCTGGACGGTCTGCAGCTGGACGAGGCGGCCGAGCAACGCGTCACTGCCGGCGCGGTGGCCGCTTTCGCCTGCATGAACAGCCATCTGGACCAGGTGTACGCTTGA
- a CDS encoding YbaN family protein: MSQRLRHPAVRWLYLCAGVAMLALGVIGALLPVMPTTIFLILALACFSKSSPRLEQRLLAHPRYGPGLRRWREHRVVPVKAKCFAAMGMGAGFAALLLARPPHWVPWLVGAIELSVLLYLLSRPSQAIEPAGTAAAPQPDLAKTPPPR, encoded by the coding sequence TTGAGTCAGCGTTTGCGGCACCCCGCGGTGCGCTGGCTATACCTGTGCGCCGGCGTGGCGATGCTGGCCTTGGGCGTCATCGGCGCCTTGCTGCCAGTGATGCCGACCACGATTTTTCTGATTTTGGCCTTGGCTTGCTTCAGCAAGTCCTCTCCGCGGCTGGAGCAGCGGCTGCTCGCGCATCCGCGTTACGGGCCGGGCCTGCGCCGCTGGCGCGAGCACCGCGTGGTGCCGGTCAAGGCCAAGTGCTTCGCCGCCATGGGCATGGGTGCGGGTTTCGCCGCCTTGTTGCTGGCGCGGCCTCCGCACTGGGTGCCGTGGCTGGTGGGGGCGATCGAATTGAGCGTCTTGCTGTACTTGCTGTCGCGGCCTTCGCAGGCGATCGAACCGGCCGGGACGGCCGCGGCGCCCCAGCCGGATTTAGCCAAAACCCCGCCGCCGCGTTAA
- a CDS encoding DUF4124 domain-containing protein encodes MKPLAGLALLILGTAVCAGGLYKWVDESGKVHYSDSPPLQSQQQGVAELSKQGAVTKPAESPAARQAREAAEAAQKQRDAQQLENTRRDNALVESYANLQQLQAERAKQQAVLQSALDALQQRSRGLTLQIQGIQQDIAQSRRNKQAPPQNSQRNLNVLQAEQAELARQIAAKQQELAAFRQKTQNDLNRYRQLRGG; translated from the coding sequence ATGAAACCGCTTGCCGGACTCGCGCTGCTGATACTGGGAACCGCCGTCTGCGCCGGCGGCCTCTACAAGTGGGTGGACGAATCCGGCAAGGTGCATTACAGCGACTCCCCGCCGCTGCAAAGCCAGCAGCAGGGCGTCGCCGAGCTGTCCAAGCAGGGCGCCGTCACCAAACCGGCGGAAAGCCCCGCCGCCCGCCAGGCGCGCGAAGCCGCCGAGGCCGCGCAAAAACAACGCGACGCCCAGCAATTGGAAAACACCCGCCGCGACAACGCGCTGGTGGAAAGCTACGCCAACCTGCAGCAACTGCAGGCCGAGCGCGCCAAACAGCAGGCCGTGCTGCAAAGCGCGCTGGACGCGCTGCAACAGCGCTCTCGCGGCCTGACGCTGCAAATTCAAGGCATTCAGCAAGACATTGCGCAAAGCCGGCGCAACAAACAAGCCCCTCCGCAAAACAGTCAGCGCAATCTGAACGTGCTACAGGCGGAGCAAGCCGAACTGGCCAGGCAAATCGCCGCCAAGCAGCAAGAGCTGGCCGCCTTCCGCCAAAAGACTCAGAACGACCTCAACCGCTACCGGCAATTGCGCGGCGGCTAA
- the pyrE gene encoding orotate phosphoribosyltransferase, with protein sequence MSDFRQDFIRFALDKQVLKFGEFITKAGRKSPYFFNAGLFNDGLSTLHLSRFYAKSILESGVQFDMLFGPAYKGIILAAGACMAMAEQGRNVPFAYNRKEAKDHGEGGTLVGAPLQGKVLIIDDVISAGTSVRESVQLIRAAGAEPAGVAIALDRMERGSGELSAVQEVAQQHGLPVIAIATLKDLLSFLEHSPELAAHLDAVRAYRAQYGVND encoded by the coding sequence ATGAGCGATTTCCGTCAGGATTTTATTCGTTTTGCGCTCGACAAGCAGGTTTTGAAGTTTGGCGAGTTCATCACCAAGGCCGGCCGCAAGTCTCCCTACTTCTTCAACGCCGGCCTGTTCAACGACGGTCTGTCCACTTTGCACTTGTCGCGCTTCTACGCCAAGTCGATACTGGAAAGCGGCGTGCAATTCGACATGTTGTTCGGCCCGGCCTATAAAGGCATCATCCTGGCCGCCGGCGCCTGTATGGCGATGGCGGAACAAGGTCGCAACGTGCCCTTCGCCTACAACCGCAAGGAAGCCAAGGACCACGGCGAAGGCGGCACCCTGGTGGGCGCCCCGCTGCAAGGCAAGGTCCTGATCATCGACGATGTGATCTCCGCCGGCACCTCGGTGCGCGAATCGGTGCAGCTGATCCGCGCCGCCGGCGCCGAACCGGCCGGGGTGGCCATCGCGCTGGACCGCATGGAACGCGGCAGCGGCGAATTGTCGGCGGTGCAGGAAGTGGCCCAGCAACATGGCCTGCCGGTCATCGCCATCGCCACGCTGAAAGATTTGCTCAGCTTCCTGGAACACAGCCCGGAACTGGCGGCGCACCTGGACGCGGTGCGCGCCTACCGGGCGCAATACGGAGTCAACGACTGA
- a CDS encoding exodeoxyribonuclease III, whose product MLRIVSANLNGIRSADKKGFFDWLAGIDADFVCVQELKAQAGDLSERMRQPDGMTGYFHYAEKKGYSGVGLYTRHQPDAVVEGLGVDWIDAEGRFLQLDFGNLSVISLYLPSGSSSDERQQVKFDFLDVFMPHLETLRAAGRDIVICGDWNIAHNEIDLKNWKGNLKNSGFLPEERAWMTDLLGRVGWCDAWRRLYPDTPGYTWWSNRGQAYAKDVGWRIDYHIVTPSLMELARKASVYKDEKFSDHAPLIVDYERSL is encoded by the coding sequence TTGCTTCGAATCGTTTCCGCCAATCTGAACGGCATCCGCTCCGCCGATAAAAAAGGCTTTTTCGACTGGTTGGCCGGCATAGACGCCGACTTCGTCTGCGTGCAGGAACTGAAGGCCCAGGCCGGCGACCTGTCCGAGCGCATGCGCCAGCCGGATGGGATGACCGGCTATTTCCATTACGCGGAAAAAAAGGGCTACAGCGGCGTAGGCCTGTATACCCGTCATCAACCGGATGCGGTGGTGGAGGGGCTGGGCGTCGACTGGATCGACGCCGAAGGCCGCTTTTTGCAACTGGATTTCGGCAATCTCAGCGTGATTTCGCTGTATCTGCCGTCGGGCTCCAGCAGCGATGAACGCCAGCAAGTGAAATTCGATTTTCTCGACGTGTTCATGCCGCATCTGGAAACGCTGCGCGCGGCCGGCCGCGACATCGTGATCTGCGGCGACTGGAATATCGCCCACAACGAGATCGATCTGAAGAACTGGAAAGGCAATCTGAAGAACTCCGGTTTCCTGCCGGAAGAGCGCGCCTGGATGACGGACTTGCTGGGCCGCGTGGGCTGGTGCGACGCCTGGCGCCGCCTGTACCCGGACACGCCGGGCTACACCTGGTGGAGCAACCGCGGCCAGGCTTACGCCAAGGACGTGGGCTGGCGCATCGATTATCACATCGTGACCCCGTCGCTGATGGAGCTGGCGCGCAAGGCCTCGGTATACAAGGACGAGAAGTTTTCCGACCATGCGCCGCTGATCGTCGATTACGAACGGAGCCTGTGA
- a CDS encoding RBBP9/YdeN family alpha/beta hydrolase, with translation MLDEDDVTLITVPGWGNSGAEHWQTSWERCYPLARRVEQDDWLYPECEAWVEGIRRTLEQVPGRWMLAAHSLGCHAAAAWLRTLSLREQKRLQGLLLVAPPALPISEARARASGELPEDAPLPAFAGFNAPTLRLPAPALLVASRDDLFCDMAEAEAMAQAWGCPLVDAGAHGHLGSAARLGHWRFGQDLLQELMLA, from the coding sequence ATGTTGGACGAGGACGACGTCACCTTGATCACGGTGCCGGGCTGGGGCAATTCCGGCGCTGAGCATTGGCAGACCAGTTGGGAGCGCTGCTACCCCTTGGCGCGCCGGGTGGAGCAGGACGATTGGCTGTACCCGGAGTGCGAGGCCTGGGTGGAAGGCATCCGGCGCACGTTGGAGCAGGTGCCGGGCCGCTGGATGCTGGCGGCGCACAGCCTGGGCTGCCATGCGGCGGCGGCCTGGCTGCGGACCTTGTCCTTGCGCGAACAGAAGCGGCTGCAAGGGCTGCTGCTGGTGGCGCCGCCGGCCTTGCCCATCAGCGAGGCGCGGGCGCGCGCCAGCGGCGAACTGCCGGAGGACGCGCCCTTGCCCGCTTTCGCCGGCTTCAACGCGCCGACGCTGCGCTTGCCGGCGCCGGCCTTGCTGGTGGCCAGCCGCGACGACTTGTTCTGCGACATGGCCGAGGCCGAGGCGATGGCGCAAGCCTGGGGCTGTCCCTTGGTGGACGCCGGCGCGCATGGACACTTGGGCAGCGCCGCGCGCCTTGGGCATTGGCGCTTCGGCCAGGATTTGCTGCAGGAACTGATGCTGGCCTGA
- a CDS encoding sulfurtransferase has protein sequence MHQTLISAEQLAALPTERLVILDCRFRLEQADYGLTAYEAGHLPNAHYLNLDYHLSGSKTGANGRHPLPDGSRLAVDLGAIGITPDTQVVAYDDAAGQYAARAWWLLRWLGHSAVAVLDGGVQAWTRTGRALDQQTAERRPCRFSIKPALEDTVDAAAVLSNIEQPAFTVVDARSAERFRGEGETLDPVGGHIPGAANRFFMLNVDADNRFKPAEQLRAEWQAALGDLDPASIVHQCGSGVTACHNLLALRHAGFEGSRLYPGSWSEWCSDPARPVAR, from the coding sequence ATGCACCAAACCTTGATCTCCGCGGAACAGCTGGCGGCTCTGCCGACAGAACGCCTTGTGATTCTGGATTGCCGCTTCCGGCTGGAACAAGCGGATTATGGCTTGACCGCCTATGAGGCCGGCCACCTGCCGAACGCGCATTACCTGAACCTGGATTACCATCTTTCCGGCAGCAAGACCGGCGCCAACGGCCGCCATCCGCTGCCCGACGGCAGCCGCTTGGCGGTGGACCTTGGCGCGATCGGCATCACTCCGGACACCCAGGTGGTCGCCTACGACGACGCCGCCGGACAATACGCGGCCCGCGCCTGGTGGCTGTTGCGCTGGCTGGGACACTCCGCGGTCGCTGTGCTGGACGGCGGCGTCCAGGCCTGGACCCGGACCGGCCGCGCCCTCGACCAGCAAACGGCGGAACGCCGTCCCTGCCGTTTCTCGATCAAGCCCGCGCTGGAAGACACCGTCGACGCCGCCGCCGTGCTGAGCAATATCGAGCAGCCGGCCTTCACCGTGGTGGACGCCCGTTCCGCCGAGCGCTTCCGCGGTGAAGGCGAAACGCTGGATCCGGTGGGCGGCCATATTCCCGGCGCGGCCAACCGCTTCTTCATGCTCAACGTCGACGCCGACAACCGCTTCAAGCCGGCGGAACAGCTGCGCGCCGAATGGCAGGCGGCGCTCGGCGACCTCGATCCGGCGTCCATCGTTCATCAATGCGGCTCCGGCGTCACCGCCTGCCACAATCTGCTGGCGCTGCGCCACGCCGGCTTCGAAGGCAGCCGGCTCTACCCCGGCTCCTGGAGCGAATGGTGCAGCGACCCGGCAAGGCCGGTGGCGCGCTAG
- a CDS encoding HIT family protein, producing the protein MDCELCQAPAGQVLHEDDHLKVLLVDEEGYPGFCRVIWKAHVKEMTDLSACDRLHLLDWVHDVEAALLHCMQADKINLASLGNMVPHLHWHVIPRFADDAHFPAPIWAAARRQSAPRAWPQLAEQLRRQLAAAQTHCWLDYQIQVDQVPDGLEGADLACYRFFAESGLSWPVDSVDADGRHWLALRRCGPDGTEQVDSLRLEPGSYRLLPCPRPYQAGRLR; encoded by the coding sequence ATGGATTGTGAATTGTGCCAGGCCCCGGCCGGGCAAGTATTGCACGAAGACGATCATCTCAAAGTCCTGCTGGTGGACGAGGAAGGCTACCCCGGTTTCTGCCGCGTGATCTGGAAGGCCCACGTCAAGGAAATGACGGACCTGTCCGCCTGCGACCGCCTGCACCTGCTGGACTGGGTCCATGACGTGGAAGCCGCGCTGCTGCACTGCATGCAAGCCGACAAGATCAACCTGGCCAGCCTCGGCAATATGGTGCCCCACCTGCACTGGCACGTGATTCCCCGCTTCGCCGACGACGCTCATTTTCCCGCCCCGATCTGGGCCGCGGCCCGCCGCCAAAGCGCTCCGCGCGCCTGGCCGCAACTGGCGGAGCAGTTGCGCCGACAGCTCGCCGCCGCCCAGACTCATTGCTGGCTGGACTATCAAATCCAGGTGGACCAGGTTCCGGACGGGCTGGAAGGCGCCGATCTGGCCTGCTACCGCTTCTTCGCCGAATCCGGCCTGAGCTGGCCGGTCGACAGCGTGGACGCCGACGGCCGGCACTGGCTGGCCTTGCGCCGCTGCGGCCCGGACGGCACGGAACAAGTGGACAGCCTGCGCCTGGAGCCCGGCAGCTACCGGCTGCTGCCCTGCCCGCGTCCTTATCAGGCCGGACGGCTGCGCTAA
- a CDS encoding hemolysin family protein, translating into MTDMMIILALILASAFFSVSEISLAASRKIRLRQMMDEGNVNAGKVLALQEHPGHFFTVVQIGVNAVAILGGIVGEAAFTPFFARVLGFFLSPDLAQSLGFLSSFLLVTSLFILFADLTPKRLGMVAAETVAVRIVRPMLFMVLLFKPLVWLFNELSGLLLRLVGMPTSPRDEITSDDISAMMDAGAEAGVLHRQEHQVIENVFELESRLVPSSMTPRESIIYFTLDEAEDSIKSKVAEQPHSKFLVCDNGIDNVVGYVDSKDLLRRVLAGRAISLKEPGLLKTVLLIPDSLTLSESLDQFKGTREDFAVILNEYAFVVGLITLNDVMSTVMGDLVGQGQEEQIVKRDENSWLVDGITPVEDVLRVLEIDELPDDQNYETVAGFMMYMLRKIPRRTDCVQYAGYKFEVVDIDNHKIDQILVTRVAAKEPAPV; encoded by the coding sequence ATGACGGATATGATGATTATTCTGGCGCTGATTCTGGCCAGCGCCTTTTTCTCGGTGTCGGAAATATCGCTGGCGGCTTCCCGCAAGATCCGCTTGCGTCAGATGATGGACGAGGGCAACGTCAATGCCGGCAAGGTGCTGGCTTTGCAGGAGCATCCGGGACATTTCTTCACCGTGGTGCAGATAGGCGTCAATGCGGTGGCCATCCTGGGCGGCATTGTCGGCGAGGCGGCGTTCACGCCCTTCTTCGCCCGCGTATTGGGGTTTTTCCTGTCCCCGGATCTGGCTCAGAGCCTGGGTTTTCTCTCGTCCTTCCTGCTGGTGACCAGCCTGTTCATCCTGTTCGCCGACTTGACGCCCAAACGTCTGGGCATGGTGGCCGCGGAGACGGTGGCGGTGCGCATTGTGCGGCCCATGCTGTTCATGGTGTTGCTGTTCAAGCCGCTGGTGTGGCTGTTCAACGAATTGTCCGGCCTGCTGCTGCGGCTGGTGGGCATGCCGACCAGCCCGCGCGACGAGATCACCAGCGACGATATCTCGGCGATGATGGACGCCGGCGCGGAAGCCGGCGTGCTGCACCGGCAGGAACATCAGGTGATTGAGAACGTGTTCGAGCTGGAAAGCCGGCTGGTGCCGTCGTCGATGACGCCGCGGGAGAGCATCATCTATTTCACGCTGGACGAAGCGGAGGACAGCATCAAGTCCAAGGTGGCCGAGCAGCCGCATTCCAAGTTTCTGGTCTGCGACAACGGCATCGACAATGTGGTCGGCTACGTCGATTCCAAGGATTTGCTGCGCCGGGTGCTGGCCGGCCGGGCGATCTCCTTGAAGGAGCCCGGCTTGTTGAAGACGGTGCTGCTGATTCCGGACTCCTTGACCTTGTCGGAGTCGCTGGATCAATTCAAGGGCACGCGCGAGGACTTCGCGGTGATCTTGAACGAATACGCTTTTGTCGTCGGCCTGATCACGCTCAATGACGTGATGTCCACGGTGATGGGCGATCTGGTGGGCCAGGGACAGGAGGAGCAAATCGTCAAACGCGACGAGAATTCCTGGCTGGTGGACGGCATCACCCCGGTGGAAGATGTGCTGCGGGTGTTGGAGATCGACGAATTGCCGGACGATCAGAACTACGAAACCGTGGCCGGCTTCATGATGTATATGCTGCGCAAGATTCCACGCCGCACCGATTGCGTGCAATACGCGGGCTACAAGTTCGAAGTGGTGGACATCGATAATCACAAGATCGATCAGATCCTGGTGACGCGGGTGGCGGCCAAGGAGCCGGCGCCGGTCTGA
- a CDS encoding acid-shock protein: MKKITALILASVIGLTSAAAFAADASGPAAKAAAPAHAKKHHAKKHHHKKHAKKAASAPAAQKAQAAKKHVKKHHHKKAQVKKAA, translated from the coding sequence ATGAAAAAGATCACCGCACTGATCCTGGCTTCCGTAATCGGCCTGACTTCCGCCGCCGCCTTCGCCGCCGACGCCTCCGGCCCGGCCGCCAAAGCCGCCGCTCCGGCGCACGCCAAGAAGCATCACGCCAAGAAACACCATCACAAGAAGCACGCCAAGAAAGCGGCTTCCGCTCCGGCCGCGCAGAAAGCCCAGGCCGCCAAGAAGCACGTTAAGAAGCATCACCACAAAAAAGCACAGGTGAAAAAAGCGGCTTGA